The nucleotide sequence AGGGTGCTTTGGAAGATGCAAAAATAACAGCAGATGAAGCAGCAGCCTTGGGAATATCAGTGCAGAGAGGAACATTTTTACTCTGGGACAAGGAGACTGGAAAACCATTTCACAATTTTATTGTGTGGCAGGTAATGCTTCGAAATACTTGGTTATGTGAACTGCGTTTACTCATAGTTTATTAATCCCCAAGAAATGGTATGCCATGATAAAACTTTTCCATGGCTGTGAAATAATATGCAGCAACACAACATTTTTATATTACATGTCTGGTAAAATATTCACCATAGGTTATTTTGCGTGACGTAAAGTCATCCTTATTGACATAATGAAAAATTCTTAAATTAACAAAAATCTGGAATGTAacatttttgttgaatttcaCCTTAATTAACCCAAACAAATCCAATTTGATATGCCAGATTGGATACTGAAATTATCATAAGGGCGCTATCATGACAGTATTCAATCAAGTATCTCTGTCAAACCCCTCTAGACGAGTGttacattaaattttaaaaagatcATTGTGTTGTGTAGTATCTCATTCTACCATATTCATAGGACACAAGAGGAGAGAAAATTGAAAGAGATTGGAATGAATCTTATACAATGAAAGTTGTAAAGGCAGGAGGAAAGGTTGCTCATTCATTTAGTCGTCAAAAACGTTTCATGGCAGCAGCTGTTATTAACTTTCGAACTAATCATGTGAGTGGAAACAAATTCATTTTGGCTTACACTTTCTATATATTTTGGTTATTTACTAGTTCCACACAATTGTGAAAACAATGTGTATTACAATAGTGGATAAAAACTTGTTATAGTCCTATTGTACGTCTAAGTTGATATTATCAAACTTGATATATCGTTATATATTATTACAGAAATTTGGGCAGTGTGGTGACCCAGCGGTTAAAGCGTGTTGGCATAGCAAATTACTCATCTTGTATCCCAATCTATTGGCTcccacctcacccaggatgtaataaattacAATTTATGTTATTTAGCTATGACAAGATATATACATACATTTATACACACATATGCAGAATGATATACTGAACATTATAGTGTCATATTTTTCATGTCCTGTTTTTAGTTTTTTCTGTAATGGTATCTGGCAAACACTTGTATCTTTAAAACAATCTTATGTTCAATATATGATAATCATTTTATTCAGGTGACAATTAGGTTATTGTGGGCTTTGGAACAAAACAAGAAATTAAGACCATTAGCTAAAGAAGGAAAAGTACGATTGGGAACTCTTGATACATGGTTAATATGGAAATTCACATCTGGAAAGACTTACTGCACAGAAATGTCAAACGCTTCATCTACTGGAATATATGACCCATTTATTCAGGACTGGAACTCTTTTTTCTGCAATCTCATGAGTGTTCCATATCGGGTATTTCCTCCAGTATGGGACACGAATGCAGATTTTGGGGTATGTGATGCAAAATTTTTTGGATCCGAGATTCCCATTCGGGCTGCGCTTGGTGATCAACAATCTGCTATGTATGGACAATGCTGTTTTAAAGCAGGTGAAGTCAAGCTCACTATGGGGACTGGAACTTTTATGTGCATGAATATAGCAGAAAAACCGCATGCTTCCGTAGAGGGATTCTACCCTGTTACAGCATGGAAAAGAGGTTCAGAGATAGTACATCTTGCAGAAGGATCATGCAACACTGCTGGAGATGCCATAGACTGGCTAGTAAGGGTATTCGGAATCGAAAGTCCTGCACATACAGAAGCCATTGCGAAATCTGTTTCAGATACGAATGGAGTTTATTTTGTCCCAGCGTTCAGTGGGTTACAGGCTCCTGACAATGATTTCAGTGCTTGTGGGTCACTCATGGGTTTAAAAGGTTCTACTTCAAGGGCACAAATCGTGCGAGCTGTATTGGAGTCATTAGCATTCAAGTATGTGTATGTGATTTCATGTGAATATTCATTCTTGCAATCCTTCTATTATGACAAAAACTCTTGTTTCAGGAATGCACAAATATTTGTTGCTATGACATCAGAGGTATCATATCCAGTGAAAAGAGTTGTGTGTGATGGCGGAGTAACAGCAAACAATtttattatgcaattaacttcAGATTTAATAGGTAACATTGTCATATATATGCTATAAATTGTATTAATTTCGGAGAACTATTCTTCCATGTGCCTTGTGTTGTTAAAATTGGATACTCAAAATCATTAGTTCTTGAAGGtcatttgttttcaaatatgtttATTCCCATATAATATTGATTGCATGGAACTTATGGCggaatttttcaaatgattGTTAAAGTTATAGCATTGTTAATTTACATCATCCGCAATGGCAAACACATATTATATTCATCGCACACAATTTAGTTTGTAAATATGATAACAATAGATGATAAcctttaaatttttgaaaaacatgCAATTCACACAGATTTATTAATCACCTCATTGTAAATTCCCTCAAACATATCGATTTTCAGATCAACCAATACAGAGAATGAAGAAAACTGACATGTCAGCTCTTGGTGCTGCATTCATGGCAGGAAGAGCTGTTGGCGTTTGGAAAGATGACGATTGCTTGAaggtattttatatatatatcatttgtaTCAATTAGTCCAATTTTCTTGCAACTTAGTTTATATAGTTGAATTAGGTCTGCTTAAGCTATTGTCTAATATCTCTGATCAAATGTGCTAATTCAGTTGTTCAACTGTTTCAATCAATGGCACAGGTATTAATAAATGGTAATATTTTTAGATTTCAAACATCCTGAGATTCAAACTTACTTAAATATGCTAATATGAAAAATACCACATGATCTGGATGTGAAATATTCTAATTCCCATCTTGTCTTCAATAGGACGCGAAAATATCATtgtcattttaaaattatcaaacaatataaaaaggaattttaatttgaagttcaaaattatttttagttgtATGGTCGATATATCATAGTTATAAACTTAATAATTCTTAACTTCTATTATATATCAGGATCTACTCACTGTTGAAACTATATTTTATCCTGATAAAAAGAGAGCGCAAAAGTATGCTCCAATCATCGTAGAATGGAAAAAGGCAATTGAGCGTTCGAAGAAGTGGTATCAGAAATGACTTGGTCGTATAGATATTTTCCtattgtgtataaaataattgtatattaatatttagTCAAGCCAAAATCGCTGTACTGTATTTCAAATTGATTCATTTTTGGGTTTGACTGAGAAACTTTGATGCTATATTTTTCTGTTCAATAACAGACAATATATTGTAGCAGTGATTGGTTATTTGGATTTTTGTGTTACCAAttactgataaataaaattattccatATTTGGAAATAAACAGATCGGAGATAGAAAAAAaatgggtgctcctgaagtatgcgcaccatgATGTctcataacctgaaccctaacctgatacctacacaacctgagttcaggttgtgcgccatcttggtgcgcatacttcaagaggtccAAAAAATGTAATAAGGACGTTAATTTCAATCAGCATCTTGTGTTTTCGAAGTTAATTTTTGAGGCAAGAATTTTTAACCTgattaaaaattaaacaaatgtcattttcataaaattcaaaaccgGTTTCATTCTAGAACAAAACTACAACtacaatttgaaaatgaaaaatagttcaaaattgaatatcGAGACCCTGGGCTTCCATCGTCATCATTCAAATTTCATCAAAGCTCTATGTGCTTTGTATaacatttatatttgaatatcttCCTCAACTTATATTTCCCCAACTTTTTATTCACTCGTAATTGTTTTCTAATACCTATGCATCATTTGAACatctaatattttaattttttgttaaaatgcAATTGAGCTGATGAACCACTACCTAGCAATGCCAATGCATTcatgttttatataaatatactttGTCTTTCATTAACGCTGTAATATAAATGCCGCCAGtagatattttcattcattcttGCTTTTTGGATCTGACTGATCCTTGGAACATaggaatattatatgaaaagaattttcaactcatgtttttatcacaaaaagtGATTTTGCAGTGAGACACAAACTCGTACGCCTTTGCAAAACTGAAAATGCCCTAGCATTTCTTCTTTGTTTGGATAGGGCAAATTTAGTTCATTCGTATTCATCAATCTTCACCCAAAATGCAGTAGCTATATGCAGTTttgtatttcattcaaaaatcattattattgaACCCACGGTAGGTACAATCTTTGAGTATAATTCATGATAACGTGCAGTAGGATTACTGAATGCTTTTTTGCTGTTCTATATGTAATTgtgtttaattttattgaaataaatatttgcagGGATGGAAACATGGTACAAATAGGTTCCTGTACTCTTTGTTATCATATATGGAAAAGGTAATTTTGAAGCAGCTGTAGTACCAAGATCATTTACATAATTTGGGTCGAGGTA is from Styela clava chromosome 9, kaStyClav1.hap1.2, whole genome shotgun sequence and encodes:
- the LOC120338854 gene encoding glycerol kinase 5-like → MAKVKQTSFKLSGGEGDAGSTKNYVLSLDIGTSNIRCHVYDKKVNMVGRSCQPIKIKYIGSQGVEIDPDELWQQVLEVMKGALEDAKITADEAAALGISVQRGTFLLWDKETGKPFHNFIVWQDTRGEKIERDWNESYTMKVVKAGGKVAHSFSRQKRFMAAAVINFRTNHVTIRLLWALEQNKKLRPLAKEGKVRLGTLDTWLIWKFTSGKTYCTEMSNASSTGIYDPFIQDWNSFFCNLMSVPYRVFPPVWDTNADFGVCDAKFFGSEIPIRAALGDQQSAMYGQCCFKAGEVKLTMGTGTFMCMNIAEKPHASVEGFYPVTAWKRGSEIVHLAEGSCNTAGDAIDWLVRVFGIESPAHTEAIAKSVSDTNGVYFVPAFSGLQAPDNDFSACGSLMGLKGSTSRAQIVRAVLESLAFKNAQIFVAMTSEVSYPVKRVVCDGGVTANNFIMQLTSDLIDQPIQRMKKTDMSALGAAFMAGRAVGVWKDDDCLKDLLTVETIFYPDKKRAQKYAPIIVEWKKAIERSKKWYQK